In Ammospiza nelsoni isolate bAmmNel1 chromosome 11, bAmmNel1.pri, whole genome shotgun sequence, the genomic window TCATCCTGGACCCTGCTGACCCCACGGGGATCCTGGGCCAAGACAAGAACTGGAACTTGATGGCGCAGGCAGCTGCCAGCTACTGCCGCTCACTGCCCTGTCTTGCAAACGTCCAGCCCTGGAATGTGCAGGTAAGGCTGCTTGACCCTGTGAGCATCTTGTCccccacccctgtccctgctgtctttGCCCACCCactctcctgtccctgcagccagcccgGCCCGTGACCATTGAGGTGATGCAGCTGTCAGGCACCAGGCTGACGCAGCGTGTCAGCCCCTACACCACCATCGGGCAGCTGAAGGACATGATCCACCAGAGCTGGGGCATCTCCCCATACCAACAGcgcctggcacagcaggagccaggcaggaaCAACATCACCCTGCAGGACAGCGATACCCTGGCCACGCACAGCATCTTCTACAACACCACGCTGATGCTGCTGCAGACCGAGCTCCAGAGGATGCAGGTCCTGGTCAAGGACGATAAGAACCGGACCACGACCTACACGGTGCTGCCCACCGACACCGTCCGACAGCTGAAGGAGCAGATCCAGGCCCGGCAGGGGCCCTCTGCCAACGAGCAGCGCCTGACCTACGgctccagggagctgcaggaccaGCACACGCTGCAGCACTACGACATCAGGCCCATGAGCACAATCTACATGCTCCTGCGGCTCCGGGGGGGCGCAggcccccagctcccccagctccctgcctgcttgACCTCCTGAGCACTGCCCTCAGCACCAGCCCATGCCCCTGTGTACCCTCCTGTCATGCTGGAAATAAATACTTACTAGATTCTTGTGCTGCTTGCTCTGTTGGGTGACAGTGACAAGTGTTACCTGGGGTAGTCAAAGGAGTTGGGGTCGCCAACACTTTGAGGGGGGACCTCAATGCCACAAGCTGCcgggatggcacagggacacagaggtgcAGTAAAGCAGTGCTCCCTGACCCCAGGGTGTTTGGTGGGGTGAAGGATGccagcctgctgccagctggacctcaggagaaaaaaccatCTGCTTtatctgcctgctcctgcctgcaccactgcctgcctgtgctcaggcTGGGGGGCAACCAGCGCTGGGACATGGTTTGTGCTGGTAGCATGGTGTCACTGCAGGCCGTGGGATGTGGCCAGTGCCACCAGGGGTCCTGAtgccagcacagacagcaggaggcagcagacTCCGAGGTCACCTTCGGTCACTGCCTTAATTGCTGCCTGCTGGCACCGGGGAAGTTTGGTTTTCATCTTCCAGAAAGCAAAGTGGAGCTGAAAGCACGGGCAGCTGGAAGTCTGGGGAAAACCCATCAATCTTGGCAATGTCCCTGCAGGTCTTGTCTCCCCTCAGCCCTCCAATGTTGCCAGGCATCCTACCCCTCCAGGCTTGGGTGCCAGAGTGGGTCTGTGCTGTGCGGCACCGGGCTGCCCCTGAGCGCTTCTGGGGCTCTGGGTCAGACGCGGGAGCCTGGGCGGCTGAATCTGCTTTATTGTGCTCAATTAGTACAAGGTCCCCTGTGCCACTGTTCTACACCCAGAGCAGTGGGTGCCACCTTTATGCCCCCCAACATCTCCCCTTTATGCCCCCCTCCTCCTGCGTCCCAccagtgcctgtgctgcccctccGTGCCCCCACTGCTGCCCGTGGCCCTTTTGGGACCCGAGCGTGACCCTGCTGTGCCGTCCTCCCGCAGTGCCGTGCTGGGGGGAGCACTGCCTGGCCCCGCAGTTTACATTCATAGTAACAGTCGTTAATAAATATTTCGGTGACTCTGCGATGCCGGCAGCCGGCTGGGTCCCCACCGGTGTTGCAGCCGGTGGCAAGGGCGCTCGGCAGCCCCTCGAGGGGCGGCTCAGCCCGGCTGCCCTCCTGCGGCcccggagctgctgccagcccccgGCAGTGCCCCCGCGGCGCTGCCGAGGCGGTgccccgcccgcggccccgctccTAGGCAGAGCCCGGCGCCCGGGGCCGGCGCCCGGGTCACCAGGGGGATGCGCTGCGGGGCCCCCGCTCTGCCCGCGGCCCCTCGTGGGTGCGCCGGCGCCGGGCCCTGCGCGGCTCCGAGCCCTGCCCGCGGCCggggggcccggcggggctgcgggccggcgCCGGGGGTCTGCCCCGGCTCCACAGCCTCTGGCACGCCTTGTCCGTGGCTCCCAGCGGCGGGCGCTCCACCAGCTGGAGGAAGTCCCGGTACCAGACCTTGCGGCCGGGGATCCCGGCGGCGAGCTGGGGGTCCCCGGCAGACGCCGCGCCCGTGGCCTGCCCGGCGCCGATCACCTCCAGGGAGAGCCGCAGCAGGGGCTGCGTGAAGCCGTGCTCCGTGGCGTGGCAGAAGTAGAGGCCGGCGTCGGAGCGCTGCACGCTGCGCAGCAAGACACCCCGCTCCGTCCGCACCACCCGCTCGTCCATCTGCACCTGCAGTACCCGCGGGGATGGGCGGTCAgctcggcacggcacggcacggcacggcacggcacggcgcGGCACGGCCCCACCGGCGGTACCTGGCCGGGGAGAGCCTACCTCTCGCTGGGGATCATTCAGGGTGCGCTGGTATGTCCAGAGGATGTGggcttgcagggatttggggatgcaCTCCAGAAAGACGGTGCTTCCCTCCACCCCATAGAGCTGCTTCTGGGGCACGGTGTCCCGCCTGGGatctgtggggacacagcctggctgtCAGCCCCCACCAcggcagggcagccccagacTCGGGCTGGTCCCAGCTCACCTTCAGAGCAGAGCACGTTGGGGTCCCCGTTGCGGACGTCCTGCCGGCGGAAACGCCTGTGGGAGGGCgatggaggagcaggggctgcacagcctgACCGTGCTCCTCACCATGGCCTGGGAGcaggctggctgccccagcactgcatccCGGCACGGCATGGCACCTACCTCTTGGTGTTGGGCACGTAGCGGGTGCAGGTGTTGCCATCCCAGGCGCAGTATGGGTCCCGGGCCAGGCAGCACTCGGCACAGGCTTTGCCATAGGCGCTGCAGCggtgcaggggcagctgggccagCGCTGTGGTTGAGCCAGCGTAGAGCTGATGCTgggggaagagcagagctgagcacccCGTGCTGTGGCATGGGGCTACGCAGAGCCATGGTGGACCTGGGAATGCCCAGGGGTCCCCCTTACCCGCTTGgaggagagctgcaggctgaTGACGGGGGAGGAATCCTGTGGGCAGAGCATGGGCAGGAGTTAGGGGGGAATGGGGCAGCCTAGGGATGCAGCATCCTGGCTCCCACATGCAACCCAGAGCATGGACAGCAcatggggatgctgcagggacGTCTGACTGGTGGGATGTGGAACCCTGACCCTCACCTGGAagacctgcagctcctccagaagCAGCGGCTCCATGCGGTGCCAGCTCTCCTTGGGCACTGAGACCACCTTCAGCACTGTGCCCAcatctgcaggcagggaggggtgAGGCCACAggtcccagccccagcatctCCCCGCTCTCCCCATCTCACTGCCCCATCCCTAGGGTCACCACGTGCCTGTGCCAATGAAGAGGACGTCGTAGTGGCCATCGGCAGCGGTGACACGGTCCACAGCTATGCGGGTGAAAGTGTAGGGCACGGTGGCTTGCAGAAACAGGGGGCGCTGGCCATGGGGCAGGACAGGGTTGTACATCAGTGGGTGGTGACGGGCAAACTGTATCACCTCGTCTGGGAAGTCCTTGGTGGAGCCAAAGGTGCCGAAGGTTTtgctggggcactgcagggagacAGCAGTGGCTAAGCAGGGTCTCACAGCCCA contains:
- the SEMA3B gene encoding semaphorin-3B, which produces MSRTLLLLLLLLRGLSAGRAPAAATPRLKLSFPELRARHGLHLFSLEHSCCYEALLLDEERGRLFVGAKNHLLSLALDDISQRGRKIYWPAPVEWREECNWAGKDITAECMNFVKILHPYNRTHLYACGTGAFHPVCAFIEAGQHAEEPVFKLDPHHTEDGKGKSPYDPRHTAASVLVGEELYSGVATDLMGRDFTIFRSLGRRPSIRTEQHDSRWLNEPKFVAVFLVPESEDPDDDKIYFFFRETAVERQQGLGKTSFARIGQICRNDMGGQRSLVNKWTTFLKARLVCAVPGPDGADTHFDELRDVFLLQTRDKRNPLIYAIFSTSSSVFQGSAVCVYTMADIRRAFLGPFAHKEGPNYQWVSYQGRVPYPRPGMCPSKTFGTFGSTKDFPDEVIQFARHHPLMYNPVLPHGQRPLFLQATVPYTFTRIAVDRVTAADGHYDVLFIGTDVGTVLKVVSVPKESWHRMEPLLLEELQVFQDSSPVISLQLSSKRHQLYAGSTTALAQLPLHRCSAYGKACAECCLARDPYCAWDGNTCTRYVPNTKRRFRRQDVRNGDPNVLCSEDPRRDTVPQKQLYGVEGSTVFLECIPKSLQAHILWTYQRTLNDPQREVQMDERVVRTERGVLLRSVQRSDAGLYFCHATEHGFTQPLLRLSLEVIGAGQATGAASAGDPQLAAGIPGRKVWYRDFLQLVERPPLGATDKACQRLWSRGRPPAPARSPAGPPGRGQGSEPRRARRRRTHEGPRAERGPRSASPW